In the Populus trichocarpa isolate Nisqually-1 chromosome 1, P.trichocarpa_v4.1, whole genome shotgun sequence genome, CGGAGTTGGCTCATTTGCGCCGTGAATTATCATCTGCAGATACTTTACGATCTGGTGCAAATGGCCAGGGCTCCTCTCCTGTCCAAAATATAGGCCAACCTTCTTATAGTTATGCCGCTGCTCTTGGTGCCTCCTTGTCTAGGAGTACTACTCCTGATCCTCAACACGTTGCCAGGGCCCCTAGTCCATGTCCTACACCCATTGGACAAGGGAGAGTGAGTACATCTGAAAAGAGAGGCACTGCTAGTTCAAACTCATTCATTGGTGTCTCATCTGGTATCAGGGAGCCTTCAGAGTTGGTAGCTGCGTTTTCTGGCATTAACTTGGCAACAAATggtggagttgatgaagaaagCCATTTGCCATCACAGGCTGAACAGGATGTTGACAGCCATCAGAATTATCTCTTTGGCCTCCAAGGCGGCCAGAATCATCTGAAGCAAAATACATACATAAACAAGTCTGAATCTGGGCATTTACATATGTCTTCTGTTCCTCAATCTGCCAATTTATCATATTCTGATTTGGCTAGGAGTAATGGTGGTGGATCGAACCTCAACAGCCCATCCTTGATGGCTGACAGGCAGGTTGAACTACAAAAATTGGCTTTTCCTTCTGGCAATTCTTACATGAAAGGATCACCTACCTCGGCTCTTGGTGGTGGAGGTGGCTTACCTGCACAGTATCAGCATCTAGATGGTATCAATTCATCACTTCCAAACTATGGACTGAGTGGGTATTCCATGAATCCAGCATTGGCTTCCATGATTGCCCAGCAGCTTGGCACTGGTAATCTGCCACCATTATTTGAAAATGTTGCTGCCGCATCTGCTATGGCCATCCCTGGAATGGACTCAAGAGTGCTCGGAAGTGGTTTGGGGTCTGGAACAAATCTAACTGCTGCTTCGTTGGAGTCTTATAATCTTGGGAGAGGGGGGAGTCCAATAGCAGGTAGTGCTCTTCAGGCACCTTTTGTTGATCCTATGTATCTCCAGTACTTGAGGACTCCTGACTATGCTGCTACCCAGCTCTCTGCTATTAATGATCCCTCACTAGATAGGAACTACTTGGGTAATTCATACTTGAATTTCCTTGAAATTCAAAAGGCTTATGGTCTTCTATCATCTCAGAAATCACAGTATGGTGTCCCATTAGGTGGTAAATCTGGCAGTTCTACTCATCATGGTTATTTTGGGAATCCTGCCTTTGGTGTTGGTATGCCATATCCTGGAAGTCCCCTGGCAAGCCCTGTCATTCCAAACTCCCCAGTTGGACCTGCCAGTCCCTTAAGACACAATGAACTGAATATGCGTTTTCCTTCTGGAATGAGGAACTTAGCTGGGGGCATCATGGGACACTGGCCCTTGGATGCAGGATGTAACATGGATGAAAACTATGCGCCATCCCTATTGGAAGAGTTCAAGAGCAATAAAACCAAGTGTCTTGAACTCTCAGAAATTGTTGGTCATGTTGTTGAGTTCAGGTATctcttgaacaaaaaaatcttatgtTCATTCattgtcataatttttttttatataattcaatgATTTGAGATCCCTTATGAGCAGTGCGGATCAGTATGGGAGCCGATTCATTCAACAAAAACTTGAGACTGCCACAATGGATGAGAAAAATGTGGTTTATGAGGAAATCATGCCCCAGGCTCTTCCTCTGATGACTGATGTGTTTGGTAATTATGTAATTCAGAAGGTACCAGATATCTATGCTTTGTTACGGTGCACTTTGTTACGTTTTTATGGATTCCGCATATGAAAGTAGTAACTATGTATTTGTATGTAGTTTTTCGAGCATGGCCTTCCATCACAGAGAAGAGAATTGGCTGGCAATCTTTTTGGTCATGTTTTGACACTTAGTCTTCAAATGTATGGCTGTCGAGTGATCCAGAAGGTACCATTAGTTTTGCTACCATTTTGCAATTTAATGTTACGTGATACACCCTGTTACATCTTTGTTTGTGGATTATGGTACTATGGTGCCAGAAAGTATGCTTCTGAGAACAAAAATGTTTACTCCTGGTTCgtgtaaaaacaaaatgttttggTCAAACAGCTCAAAGAATTCTTTGTTAGGGTTGTCCTCACCAATTTGCATAATGAAGTGTCTTGTATTCTCGATTAGGGTAACAAGTTACCTATTTTGGAGGGGCAGCACTGCTTATGTATTTGTTTCTTGCCTTCATCATTACACAATAGAAGCGTGATTATGCACAAATTTTTGGAGATCCCTAAAAACTCACCAATCAAATTAAGATGAATATGATTATCAGGGGCAGCTACTGAAGTTGTTGATAGCAAGTAACATGTTCTTTTGTTTATATTGTTTAGGCCATTGAGGTTGTTGACCTAgaccagaaaataaaaatggttgaaGAGCTCGATGGTCATGTAATGCGGTGTGTACGTGACCAGAATGGGAACCATGTCATCCAAAAGTGCATCGAGTGTATTCCTGAAGATAACATTCAGTTTATTGTCTCAACATTCTTTGATCAAGTTGTGAATCTCTCCACCCATCCATATGGGTGTCGTGTGATACAGGTTTGGAACTGTTCTTTGCTTATTTCAAATCTACGTGGACCTTtctggaagaaaagaaaattacgtAACTGTTTCTGTATTTTGCAGAGGATATTGGAACACTGCAAGGACGCAAAAACAGAGAGTAAAGTTATGGATGAGATTTTAGGTGCTGTTAGTATGTTGGCGCAAGATCAATATGGAAATTATGTAGTGCAGGTTGGTTTTGCATTTCAATGACTCCCACTTTGGATGCATATAAGTTGCTACCATTCTTGTTGAGTGTTATAACTTTTGTGTCATCTAGATACTGGGTATGGGATATAAAGCTCTctgctttttataaaaaaagttggtCATGATGTTTTGTTTAATCTATAAAAAGCAGTCCAGGTATTCTTGAGATGATAGGGAGTGTATTTTCTACAATCCTGGCTGAATCTCCAGCACTATCACCTTCATGTCTCATCCTTTATATCTGTCAACATTTTAGGGATATACATTCCTGCGTTGCAAACTCTATTATGTGAACGAGTTTCTTGTCATTATTCCCCTTTGAGATATGGTTCTATTGTACTTGAGCTTACTTCATTCacttattaaataaataccAGTCATCATTAAAGTGTAATCCACTGCTTCCCTCTCATTTCTCTTGCAAAAGAGTTATGTGCACCCGTGTATTTGTTTGAACTGCTGACTAATAACATTTATACATATGCAAGCATACTAATAACATTTAATCGATCCATATAGAAGCATCCTAATAGTATTCAAGACGCATCCTGATAGTATTCAAGACTTAGATCGCTTCTTATGGAATCTTAAATTGGGAGTAAACTCTAATTTCCAAGATACAGATCTTTATTCCTTTTTGCTTATGTCTCTCACCCAGACAAAGCGCGAGATGATGGAGAAATGGCActgctttcatttcttttcttagtGTTCAATATGGCAGTTGGAATTCCTTCTTCCGATGCCAGTTATTTCCCTGtgctatgtattttttaaaatgcacttCCCAAATATTGTTACTTAACAGCCCTTCTCATGTTGTCTCTTAATATTAATCTCTATTGATTGATTAAGCATTGGCTTCTGTTTTAACAGCATGTGCTGGAACATGGAAAATCTCATGAACGATCTGCTATTATCAAGGAGTTAGCTGGGAAGATTGTTCAGATGAGTCAGCAGAAGTTTGCCTCCAATGTTGTGGAGAAGTGTTTAACTTTTAGTGGTCCTGCTGAACGCCAAATACTGGTCAATGAGATGCTTGGCACTACTGATGAAAATGAGCCTCTTCAGGTTTGCAACTTCTGTGCACTTTTGCAAGCTACAATTGAAGAATTTTCCAAGTTTCCACTATTTATGCATGTTTGTGCGTGCATACGTGtttcaaatttgtttcttcCTGTTCCAAATTTTGTATCTTTCTGTTGCACGATTAAGCATAATCATTTCCCGATCTCTTCTGCTAATGTTTTCCCTTGTCTGTTCAGGCAATGATGAAGGATCAGTTTGCCAACTATGTTGTGCAAAAAGTGCTGGAGACATGTGATGACCAACAGCGTGAGCTGATCCTTACAAGAATAAAAGTCCATTTAAATGCACTGAAGAAGTACACCTATGGAAAGCATATTGTTGCACGTGTAGAGAAACTTGTTGCTGCTGGGGGTAAGCATTTTAATACTTATGATTTAATGTAAGCTTGATTTGTGGATATGCTTGTCTGTAATTGAAGTAAATAACACTAGTACCTTGTAACCTTAGTTGTGGATCTTGACATGGCATATGCTAGTAGAGCTTCTAACTGTTGTCACGCAAAATCCTTGTGAACCCTCGGCAGATTATAagcttttggatgaaagattggTGTGCTATAATAGCTGCCCCATGTGGTTTGAAGACACATGCTACCTACCTGTTTCATATGCATCTTCAATTGCATCTCAAAGTTAGCTgccagtttttttattcataaatttcACCAAACCAATAGTTGATGAGTTATTTTGCATCATTGTGCATGTGCATTCATTTGCATTTGTTTATAAACATATGTTTTGCTTTGGAAAGTTGTCATACAGTATTCACCTTGCAGTTTCCGATCTTTaatccacttaaaaaaaatatgagcctATATTTAAATGTTTCATGAACAGGCTGTTGATTGGCAATATAAATGTAAAACTGGGACATGTTTTATGTAAACAAATTATGCTTTCTTTACCGTTTACTCTTCTGATGAAAACAAAACCTACCTAATGCTTGCAAGATGAAGGTGGTACTGCTTTTTATAGCTAGTTGTTCTGAGCAACATCTTGTGTGTGCATGCATGCCATGCCAATTTAGCTAGTAAGACCATACAATTCCTTCCATGTCAATTTAGCTCACATTAATTCTGAATTGCTTGCAGAAAGGAGAAGTGCTGCACAGTCCCTGCACCCTGCTTAGTTGTGATaggaaaaaaagttgtttgtACAGCTAACCGAGGCTAGTGTGAGCTTCCTCTCTTTATTCCTTCCTGTTTGATGGCTACGCTTCTACCCATCTCTTTAGACAGGTATGGGCTGtttgaaaataaagttgttgCTTGTATCGGAAACTGTACATTCTGTAGTTTAAGGTTTATACAGAGTTGAACAAGCTGAGGTTCAGATGTTGAATGCACACCTGATGCCCCCTGCAGAGGAGGTAAATGACATACGAGTTTTTAAGGGTGTAAAAATGTCGGGGTAGTCTAAACGTGATATGTACAAAATGTTGGTATGTGAAGAGCTGTTATTGTTTAGGTGAGGGCAGAGTTTTCTTCTATGTATCCGGATTCGACTTTTTTCTCTATTAAAAGTACATTTCTCTTCCGTTCAAGTATGGTTTTTGTCTGCGACAATATTAGCCGTGGTTCTCTTCTTTCCCAGCCACTTCCCATACTGGAGAAAGTGaaccttcattttttatttttcgtcTTTTATTGGTCTTCTGCGCTTGTTATGGCCGATCGAAGTTTGATTGTTAGTTGTTAGACAGGGAAATCAATTTCCATCGTCTTCTTTAAAGTCGTATGCATCCTTtgaataactatatatataaaaaaatgaagaaggatTCTCAcaccaaaagcaaaagcaagagTGCAAAACGTATATGAACAGTTGTTTGATAGGCCTATGGGCTCAGTCATCCTCGTCATTATGCATCATTGCGtcatttttttgttggtattcTTTATATTCTCTCTACTTGCGAACTGCAACAGTTTTGAAAGGGTTGGAGACATGCTCAATTGCCATAAGCACTACTACACCGGGCTTCAATTTGCAAAGTTTACAGCAGTTGTATCATATCTGCGTTGGTGAGTACAGCTCTGAACTTGAGTTTTGTAGTTCTGAAACCTGCAGTGTGAGTGAATTCACGAAACTGCAGCACTCCAGATTGGCTTTAGTTGCCAGTTTGAATCCTGTGAGCTATGTGCAGTGCTGCTGCTTCGCTGAATTTACAAACAACCCAACAACTCACTCCCTTCCCCTATGATATTTGGTTAAGCACCGTTACTAAAAAGGtccaaaaaatttcaatggTGAACAATCTAATCCAATTTCAAAGAAACTAACCAGTGACTGTTTCTTCTACGTACAGTTGTAGGACTATGAAAAAACCCATGTCCTGTTGCAATTTCCATTTCTTGAGTTAAAGTGAATTAGTCTCCTTAACAATGGTAACATAGAATCAACTCTCACAACACATGAATGGTAGACAATAAGACATTTTCAACATTGTACGTGTGGCATAAGTCACCGTGTATAGAAAGAATCAAGAAAAGCTCCAATATCTTCAATGTTGCAAAATTGGAGTTTACAAAAGACTAGTCAAGCTTACATTATACATGTGCTaatcatcaaattcatcatcttcattgatCTTCTGCCCAAATCCTCTTGGCCCAGACCTTGCTCtcacctttcttttcttcactctcttcttcttcttagatTCCTCTTCCTTCTGAAGCTTATCTGTCTCCCTCTTCTGCAAGAAATCTGTTACTCCTAAGTAGATTATCTGCAACCGAAGAAGCCACCTCAATTTAGCAACAGCCCACGTTCGAAAATCACAACTTTTATCAACCACAATAAAAgcccattatttttatttgccttGGAAAGCTAaccatttgaattttgattataGATGGAGCAATGCTATAGACAACCATAACCACAATTTCAAGATTGCAACTTTGACCATACAGaaagcaccaccaccaccaccgttATTATTATGTGAATCT is a window encoding:
- the LOC7485689 gene encoding pumilio homolog 2, producing the protein MLSELGRRPMIGANDGSFGDDLEKEIGLLLREQRRQEADDREKELNLYRSGSAPPTVEGSLNAVGGLFGGGGNGGASFSDFIGGKNGNGFTSEKELRSDPAYLSYYYSNVNLNPRLPPPLLSKEDWRSAQRLKGGSSVLGGIGDRRKGSRADSGNGRSMFSMPPGFESRNQDSEVESEKVSGSLEWGGDGLIGLPGLGLASKQKSFAEIFQDDLGRATPVTGPPSRPASRNAFNENVETLGSAEAELAHLRRELSSADTLRSGANGQGSSPVQNIGQPSYSYAAALGASLSRSTTPDPQHVARAPSPCPTPIGQGRVSTSEKRGTASSNSFIGVSSGIREPSELVAAFSGINLATNGGVDEESHLPSQAEQDVDSHQNYLFGLQGGQNHLKQNTYINKSESGHLHMSSVPQSANLSYSDLARSNGGGSNLNSPSLMADRQVELQKLAFPSGNSYMKGSPTSALGGGGGLPAQYQHLDGINSSLPNYGLSGYSMNPALASMIAQQLGTGNLPPLFENVAAASAMAIPGMDSRVLGSGLGSGTNLTAASLESYNLGRGGSPIAGSALQAPFVDPMYLQYLRTPDYAATQLSAINDPSLDRNYLGNSYLNFLEIQKAYGLLSSQKSQYGVPLGGKSGSSTHHGYFGNPAFGVGMPYPGSPLASPVIPNSPVGPASPLRHNELNMRFPSGMRNLAGGIMGHWPLDAGCNMDENYAPSLLEEFKSNKTKCLELSEIVGHVVEFSADQYGSRFIQQKLETATMDEKNVVYEEIMPQALPLMTDVFGNYVIQKFFEHGLPSQRRELAGNLFGHVLTLSLQMYGCRVIQKAIEVVDLDQKIKMVEELDGHVMRCVRDQNGNHVIQKCIECIPEDNIQFIVSTFFDQVVNLSTHPYGCRVIQRILEHCKDAKTESKVMDEILGAVSMLAQDQYGNYVVQHVLEHGKSHERSAIIKELAGKIVQMSQQKFASNVVEKCLTFSGPAERQILVNEMLGTTDENEPLQAMMKDQFANYVVQKVLETCDDQQRELILTRIKVHLNALKKYTYGKHIVARVEKLVAAGERRSAAQSLHPA